One segment of Enterobacter ludwigii DNA contains the following:
- a CDS encoding GFA family protein, with the protein MADIRHAQCHCGAVAFTVELSDGLNTARRCSCSFCRMRGAVVVSAPLSGITVTKGADKLTEYRFNTGTARHFFCSVCGIYTFHQRRSNPNEYGVNVACFENVTPFDFAEVAVMDGVNHPADGDSGVFGYLSFRQKEA; encoded by the coding sequence ATGGCTGATATTCGTCATGCACAGTGCCATTGTGGCGCGGTGGCGTTTACCGTTGAACTTTCAGACGGATTAAATACCGCCCGGCGCTGCAGCTGCTCTTTTTGCCGGATGCGGGGCGCCGTGGTGGTCTCGGCACCGCTGTCAGGCATTACCGTAACAAAAGGGGCGGATAAGCTCACGGAATATCGTTTTAACACAGGAACAGCCCGCCATTTCTTCTGCTCGGTCTGCGGGATTTATACCTTCCATCAGCGGCGTTCAAATCCCAACGAATACGGCGTGAATGTGGCCTGTTTTGAAAATGTGACCCCCTTTGATTTTGCCGAAGTGGCGGTGATGGACGGCGTTAATCATCCCGCGGATGGCGACAGCGGGGTTTTCGGCTACCTCTCTTTTCGTCAAAAAGAAGCATAA
- a CDS encoding DUF1294 domain-containing protein, with protein MTLNRFCYLLLLIAAIGSLFTSHPFILWLLLINVLTLATYGADKMAARRAMRRVPEATLLVFGLIGGWPGAIIGQQLFRHKTQKQPFKTYFVVSVIVSISAMVAVYQLFPVLTY; from the coding sequence ATGACCCTCAATCGCTTTTGTTATTTGCTTCTGTTGATCGCCGCAATAGGAAGTCTATTCACCTCGCATCCGTTTATCCTGTGGCTCCTGCTTATCAACGTACTGACGTTAGCGACGTATGGCGCCGACAAAATGGCGGCGCGAAGGGCCATGCGCAGAGTGCCGGAAGCCACACTGCTGGTATTTGGCCTTATCGGCGGATGGCCCGGGGCGATTATAGGTCAGCAACTGTTTCGCCATAAAACGCAAAAGCAGCCCTTCAAAACCTACTTCGTTGTCAGTGTCATCGTCAGTATTTCAGCGATGGTGGCGGTGTACCAACTCTTTCCTGTTTTAACGTACTGA
- the ttcA gene encoding tRNA 2-thiocytidine(32) synthetase TtcA, whose translation MQQNQDINKKEQYNLNKLQKRLRRNVGEAIADFNMIEEGDRIMVCLSGGKDSYTMLEILRNLQQSAPVKFSLVAVNLDQKQPGFPEHILPEYLEKLGVEYKIVEENTYGIVKEKIPEGKTTCSLCSRLRRGILYRTATELGATKIALGHHRDDILQTLFLNMFYGGKMKGMPPKLMSDDGKHIVIRPLAYCREKDIERFSQAKGFPIIPCNLCGSQPNLQRQVIGDMLRDWDKRYPGRIETMFSAMQNVVPSHLADVELFDFKGINHESEVVNGGDLAFDREEIPVKPAGWQPEEDDNQFEELRLNVVEVK comes from the coding sequence ATGCAACAAAATCAAGATATTAATAAGAAAGAGCAATACAACCTGAATAAACTGCAAAAGCGTCTGCGCCGTAACGTCGGTGAAGCCATTGCAGACTTCAATATGATTGAAGAAGGCGACCGCATTATGGTCTGCCTGTCAGGGGGTAAAGACAGTTACACCATGCTGGAGATCCTGCGTAATCTTCAGCAAAGCGCGCCGGTGAAGTTTTCCCTGGTGGCGGTTAACCTCGATCAAAAGCAGCCTGGTTTCCCGGAACACATTCTGCCGGAATACCTGGAAAAACTGGGCGTTGAGTACAAAATCGTAGAAGAAAATACCTACGGGATTGTGAAAGAGAAGATCCCGGAAGGCAAAACCACCTGCTCGCTCTGCTCTCGTCTTCGCCGCGGCATCCTGTACCGTACCGCGACAGAACTGGGTGCAACCAAAATCGCACTCGGCCATCATCGCGACGATATCCTGCAGACGCTGTTTCTGAACATGTTTTACGGCGGCAAGATGAAAGGCATGCCGCCAAAACTGATGAGCGATGACGGCAAACACATTGTGATCCGCCCGCTTGCCTACTGCCGCGAGAAAGATATCGAGCGGTTCTCTCAGGCCAAAGGGTTCCCGATCATTCCATGTAACCTGTGCGGCTCTCAGCCGAACCTGCAGCGTCAGGTGATTGGTGACATGCTGCGTGACTGGGACAAACGCTACCCGGGCCGTATCGAAACCATGTTCAGCGCGATGCAGAACGTGGTGCCTTCTCACCTCGCGGACGTTGAGCTTTTCGATTTCAAAGGTATCAACCATGAGTCGGAAGTGGTGAATGGCGGCGATCTGGCGTTTGACCGGGAAGAGATCCCCGTGAAACCTGCTGGCTGGCAGCCAGAAGAAGATGACAATCAGTTTGAAGAACTGCGCCTGAATGTCGTGGAAGTAAAATAG
- the dbpA gene encoding ATP-dependent RNA helicase DbpA, whose product MTAFSTLNVLPAAQLDNLNELGYLTMTPVQAAALPAILEGRDVRVQAKTGSGKTAAFGLGLLQHIDAALFQTQSLVLCPTRELADQVAGELRRLARFLPNTKILTLCGGQPFGAQRDSLQHPPHIIVATPGRLLDHLQKGTVSLDALHTLVMDEADRMLDMGFSDAIDEVIRFAPADRQTLLFSATWPEAIAAISGRVQKNPLTIEIDSVDALPAIEQQFYETSQHGKIALLQKVLSQHQPASCVVFCNTKKDCQAVCDALNAAGQSALSLHGDLEQRDRDQTLVRFANGSARVLVATDVAARGLDIKSLELVVNYELAWDPEVHVHRIGRTARAGNSGLAISFCAPEEAQRANILSEMLQIKLNWVNAPGNVSLVPLEAEMATLCIDGGKKAKMRPGDVLGALTGDVGLDGADIGKIAVHPAHVYVAVRQSVAHKAWKQLQNGKIKGKTCRVRLLK is encoded by the coding sequence GTGACCGCTTTTTCAACCCTGAATGTACTGCCCGCCGCCCAACTCGATAACCTCAACGAGTTGGGATACCTCACCATGACGCCTGTTCAGGCGGCCGCATTGCCCGCCATTCTTGAGGGGCGTGATGTACGCGTTCAGGCTAAAACAGGGAGCGGAAAAACGGCGGCTTTCGGTCTGGGTCTGCTGCAGCATATTGATGCTGCGCTGTTTCAGACGCAGTCTCTGGTGCTGTGCCCAACCCGCGAACTGGCGGACCAGGTCGCGGGCGAGCTGCGTCGTCTGGCGCGATTCCTGCCTAATACCAAGATTTTAACCCTCTGTGGCGGACAACCGTTTGGCGCACAGCGTGATTCGCTTCAGCATCCACCACACATCATTGTGGCGACGCCTGGCCGACTGCTCGATCACCTGCAAAAAGGTACGGTCTCGCTGGATGCATTACACACGCTGGTCATGGATGAGGCAGACCGGATGCTGGATATGGGCTTCAGCGATGCTATCGATGAAGTGATCCGTTTCGCGCCTGCAGACCGTCAGACGCTGTTATTTTCGGCGACCTGGCCTGAAGCGATCGCCGCAATCAGTGGCCGCGTGCAGAAAAATCCGCTCACCATCGAAATTGACAGTGTTGATGCGCTGCCTGCTATCGAGCAGCAGTTTTATGAAACGTCCCAGCATGGAAAAATCGCGCTCCTGCAGAAGGTGCTCAGTCAGCATCAGCCCGCTTCCTGCGTGGTGTTCTGTAACACCAAAAAAGATTGTCAGGCGGTCTGTGACGCCCTGAATGCCGCAGGTCAGAGCGCGTTATCGTTGCATGGCGATCTGGAACAGCGCGATCGCGATCAGACGCTGGTCCGTTTCGCCAACGGCAGCGCCCGCGTGCTGGTTGCCACCGACGTGGCGGCGCGCGGTCTGGATATTAAATCGCTTGAGCTGGTCGTGAACTACGAGCTGGCATGGGATCCTGAAGTACACGTTCACCGTATCGGCCGTACTGCGCGTGCCGGAAACAGCGGTCTGGCCATCAGTTTCTGCGCACCGGAAGAGGCGCAGCGCGCCAATATTCTGTCTGAAATGCTGCAGATTAAGCTTAACTGGGTGAATGCACCGGGCAACGTCAGTCTCGTTCCGCTGGAAGCTGAAATGGCAACGCTGTGTATTGATGGCGGTAAAAAAGCCAAGATGCGTCCGGGTGATGTGCTCGGTGCGCTGACCGGAGACGTGGGGCTGGATGGGGCGGATATCGGCAAGATTGCGGTACATCCTGCACATGTTTATGTTGCTGTTCGCCAGTCGGTTGCCCATAAGGCCTGGAAACAGCTGCAGAACGGGAAAATCAAGGGTAAAACCTGTCGCGTTCGTCTGCTGAAATAA
- the zntB gene encoding zinc transporter ZntB, with product MESIKGSELNVPDAVFAWVLDGRGGARPLEDNDVIDNEHPCWLHLNYTHPDSADWLATTPLLPNNVRDALAGESLRPRVSRMGDGTLITLRCINGSTDERPDQLVAMRVYMDDGLIVSTRQRKVLALDDIVNDLKEGTGPTDCGSWLVDVCDALTDHASEFIEELHDKIIDLEDNLLDQQIPPRGFLALLRKQLIVMRRYMTPQRDVYARLSSERLNWMNDDQRRRMQDIADRLGRGLDEIDSCIARTGVMADEIAQVMQESLARRTYTMSLMAMVFLPSTFLTGLFGVNLGGIPGGAAHYGFTAFCVMLVVLIGGVAWWLHRSKWL from the coding sequence GTGGAGAGTATAAAAGGATCAGAACTAAACGTTCCTGATGCAGTTTTTGCCTGGGTGCTGGATGGTCGTGGCGGTGCCCGACCGCTGGAAGACAACGATGTTATTGATAATGAGCATCCCTGCTGGCTACACCTTAACTATACCCATCCGGACAGTGCCGACTGGCTGGCCACGACGCCGCTCCTGCCGAACAACGTGCGTGATGCGCTGGCGGGTGAAAGCCTGCGGCCACGTGTGAGCAGAATGGGGGACGGCACGCTCATCACTTTGCGTTGCATTAACGGCAGCACCGATGAACGTCCTGACCAGCTGGTCGCGATGCGTGTTTATATGGACGATGGTCTGATTGTCTCCACCCGTCAGCGTAAAGTTCTGGCGCTGGATGATATCGTGAACGATCTGAAAGAGGGCACCGGACCGACCGATTGCGGAAGCTGGCTGGTGGACGTCTGCGACGCGCTGACTGACCATGCGAGTGAGTTTATCGAAGAGCTGCACGATAAAATCATCGACCTCGAAGATAACCTGCTCGATCAGCAGATCCCGCCGCGCGGTTTTCTGGCGCTCCTGCGTAAGCAGTTAATTGTTATGCGCCGCTATATGACGCCACAGCGGGACGTATACGCGCGTCTGTCCAGCGAAAGGCTCAACTGGATGAATGACGATCAGCGACGCCGAATGCAGGATATTGCCGACAGGCTGGGGCGCGGACTTGATGAAATCGATTCCTGTATTGCCCGCACGGGCGTCATGGCGGATGAGATCGCGCAGGTGATGCAGGAGTCGCTGGCAAGAAGAACCTATACGATGTCGCTGATGGCAATGGTCTTTCTGCCGAGCACATTCCTGACGGGATTGTTTGGCGTGAACCTGGGCGGAATTCCCGGCGGCGCGGCCCATTATGGCTTTACCGCATTTTGCGTCATGTTAGTTGTTTTGATCGGTGGTGTTGCATGGTGGTTGCATCGTAGTAAATGGCTGTAA
- a CDS encoding methyl-accepting chemotaxis protein has translation MLRNISVRTFIAGFLLCLFLVDAGVVVLFSSKSSLFISLNIINFVALFLLWGYMTKYLVTPINTVKKSIEEVTAGNLGVTIPEFGNNCAGRLIPGINSLSSNIATLVREIRASSQTAMTLSDELSARSAQLSVKTEQQSASLVQTAASMEQMAASTRNNADNTRLASEQANRATLQARKGGELMGQVATNMQSITECAQQMTEIISMIDGIAFQTNILALNAAVEAARAGDHGKGFSVVAEEVRNLAHRSADAAKNIKTLIEVTSNNVTQGVTVVSEAEKNMQEIVTGSGNVSQLMDDIFTSTSEQEKGISQITLALSELERVTQSNVTMAEELNGSSDVLRNQVSELQARTRNFRLEKGDQAESTPSHAGPLSFQSRPGHSL, from the coding sequence ATGCTAAGAAATATTAGTGTCAGAACCTTCATTGCCGGGTTCCTTTTATGTCTTTTCCTGGTTGATGCAGGTGTCGTTGTTCTATTTTCCAGCAAATCCTCTCTCTTTATTTCACTCAATATCATTAATTTCGTTGCGCTATTTTTGCTCTGGGGCTACATGACAAAGTATCTTGTGACGCCGATCAATACGGTGAAAAAAAGTATTGAAGAAGTGACTGCAGGCAATCTTGGCGTGACTATCCCTGAATTTGGCAATAACTGTGCAGGGCGTTTAATCCCCGGGATTAACAGCCTCTCCAGCAACATCGCGACCCTGGTACGCGAGATCAGGGCCTCGTCGCAAACCGCCATGACCTTGTCCGATGAACTCTCCGCGCGTAGCGCGCAGCTTTCGGTGAAAACAGAGCAGCAGTCTGCATCGCTGGTGCAAACGGCTGCCAGCATGGAGCAGATGGCAGCAAGTACCCGAAATAATGCCGATAACACCCGACTGGCCAGCGAGCAGGCAAACAGGGCGACATTGCAGGCGCGTAAAGGTGGCGAGTTGATGGGGCAGGTGGCCACCAATATGCAATCCATTACCGAATGTGCACAGCAAATGACGGAGATTATCTCAATGATCGACGGCATTGCCTTCCAGACGAATATCCTGGCGCTAAACGCGGCCGTTGAGGCGGCCAGAGCCGGTGACCACGGAAAAGGGTTTTCGGTGGTGGCAGAAGAGGTGCGAAACCTGGCCCACCGCAGCGCGGATGCCGCCAAAAACATCAAAACGCTGATTGAAGTGACCAGCAATAACGTTACTCAGGGCGTGACCGTTGTGTCCGAAGCTGAAAAGAATATGCAAGAAATTGTGACCGGCTCCGGCAATGTCAGCCAGTTGATGGATGACATTTTCACCTCGACGTCAGAGCAGGAGAAAGGCATTTCCCAGATTACGCTGGCCTTGTCTGAGCTGGAACGGGTCACGCAAAGTAACGTTACGATGGCAGAAGAACTCAACGGATCCTCTGATGTACTGCGTAATCAGGTAAGTGAACTGCAGGCGCGGACGCGTAACTTCCGGCTCGAAAAGGGGGATCAGGCTGAATCCACGCCTTCTCATGCTGGCCCGCTGTCATTCCAATCGCGTCCCGGTCACTCCCTCTGA
- a CDS encoding putative bifunctional diguanylate cyclase/phosphodiesterase, which translates to MLNISWDPVLIALSYLVAFIASFVALDSAGKIPLSSRKTAMFWRIAGGVTLGIGIWSMHFIGMLSMQMPMIMSYNLWLTLASLGVAVVASTVAINIAVTGKTLSPFRLIVATVLLSAGVVCMHFIGMAALMLDSHILWDRRIVAVSVLIAVMASGAALWLAFRLRDMRKGVFINRILAACVLGVAICAMHYTGMRAAHFQEMTHTLPGGISELGLSVWVSVTTLCLLGGMLMISLIDSHRRTNRLTDNLRQLNRQLELQARFDALTGLANRHQMDIRMQDCLRSALLSKKPFAVIFLNVDHFKRINDTWGHNTGDELLISLAQRITARLTREMTLARLGGDAFILLVPECDDDKLNALLTTLLEDMRRPFSLCGHTLSTTISAGVSLYPQDGETLHELKLKADAALNRVKEDGRNGWAVYRNEMSTAIPANPGFLQELTQALERDQFELWYQPTWHAKDTTIHGFEALLRWRHPEQGVLLPNLFLPSLEQTGLIIPVGNWAIEAACRQLHFWTEQGFSQWTLSFNLSPVQFEQPDIFHIISSMLHKYNLSPSRLILEVTESTALKNLDRSIELLNAFNQAGITVSIDDFGTGYSNLLMLSVLPAKELKIDKSFVHSMLVNEKSRKLVETIINIARTMEMNVVAEGIETQEQQVVLTDLGCDYLQGFLFSRPLPAEQVPWLLLQKNSDKQIIPIGKIHAEPAYISQKNHA; encoded by the coding sequence ATGCTCAATATATCGTGGGACCCTGTGTTAATAGCCCTCTCGTATCTGGTGGCCTTTATCGCCTCATTTGTGGCCCTGGACAGCGCCGGAAAAATCCCGCTTTCCAGCCGTAAAACGGCGATGTTCTGGCGTATCGCCGGAGGCGTCACGCTTGGGATCGGGATCTGGTCAATGCACTTCATCGGCATGCTGTCGATGCAAATGCCGATGATAATGAGCTATAACCTCTGGTTAACCCTCGCCTCACTGGGCGTGGCGGTGGTTGCATCCACGGTCGCCATCAATATTGCCGTAACGGGTAAAACCCTTTCCCCTTTTCGATTGATCGTTGCCACGGTGCTCCTGAGTGCTGGCGTGGTCTGTATGCACTTTATCGGTATGGCCGCACTGATGCTGGACAGCCATATTCTCTGGGATCGACGCATTGTTGCCGTGTCCGTGTTGATTGCCGTTATGGCCTCCGGCGCTGCGCTGTGGCTGGCATTTCGCCTGCGGGATATGCGCAAAGGGGTGTTTATCAATCGTATTCTCGCGGCCTGCGTGCTGGGTGTCGCCATCTGCGCGATGCACTACACCGGCATGCGTGCCGCCCATTTTCAGGAAATGACGCATACCCTGCCCGGCGGTATCAGCGAGTTGGGGTTATCGGTCTGGGTTTCTGTCACCACACTGTGCCTGCTCGGCGGTATGTTAATGATTTCGCTCATCGACTCGCACCGGCGGACGAACCGACTGACCGATAACCTACGCCAGCTTAATCGTCAGCTTGAACTGCAGGCGCGGTTTGATGCGCTCACCGGTCTCGCTAATCGCCACCAGATGGACATTCGGATGCAGGATTGCCTGCGCAGCGCATTGCTCAGCAAGAAGCCATTCGCCGTGATTTTCCTCAACGTCGATCATTTCAAACGCATCAACGATACCTGGGGCCACAACACCGGGGATGAGTTGTTAATCTCTCTCGCGCAGCGCATTACCGCCCGCCTTACCCGCGAGATGACCCTCGCCAGGCTTGGCGGCGACGCCTTTATCCTGCTGGTTCCCGAGTGTGACGACGATAAACTCAACGCGCTGCTCACGACATTGCTGGAGGATATGCGCCGCCCGTTTTCACTTTGTGGGCACACGCTGAGCACAACAATCAGCGCGGGGGTCAGCCTCTACCCGCAGGATGGCGAGACGCTGCATGAGCTGAAGCTAAAAGCCGATGCGGCCCTGAATCGCGTCAAAGAGGATGGACGAAACGGCTGGGCCGTCTACCGGAACGAGATGTCAACGGCCATTCCGGCCAACCCCGGCTTCCTGCAGGAGTTAACTCAGGCGCTGGAACGCGATCAGTTTGAACTGTGGTATCAGCCGACCTGGCATGCAAAAGACACCACTATTCACGGTTTTGAAGCCCTTCTGCGCTGGCGGCACCCTGAGCAAGGGGTGTTGCTGCCTAATCTGTTTTTACCGTCGCTGGAACAAACGGGGCTGATCATCCCGGTGGGGAACTGGGCGATTGAAGCGGCATGCCGTCAGCTTCATTTCTGGACAGAACAAGGTTTCAGCCAGTGGACATTGTCCTTTAACCTCTCCCCCGTCCAGTTCGAACAGCCGGATATCTTCCACATCATTTCGTCGATGTTGCATAAATATAATCTGTCGCCCTCCCGGCTTATCCTTGAGGTGACAGAAAGTACCGCACTGAAAAATCTCGACCGCAGTATTGAATTACTCAATGCGTTCAATCAAGCCGGGATTACCGTCTCGATTGATGATTTTGGCACCGGCTATTCCAACCTGTTGATGTTGAGCGTTCTGCCCGCTAAAGAGCTAAAAATCGACAAGAGCTTTGTGCACTCGATGCTGGTAAATGAAAAAAGCCGCAAGCTGGTGGAAACCATTATTAATATCGCCAGGACCATGGAAATGAATGTGGTTGCGGAAGGGATCGAGACGCAAGAACAACAGGTGGTGCTGACGGACCTCGGCTGTGATTACCTGCAGGGGTTTCTTTTCTCCCGTCCATTACCTGCCGAACAGGTTCCCTGGCTGCTGCTGCAAAAAAACTCAGACAAACAAATTATACCCATTGGTAAAATTCACGCGGAACCCGCATATATTTCACAAAAAAATCATGCCTGA
- a CDS encoding sensor domain-containing diguanylate cyclase: MSQNCFDALNLIKTPVWLISPASEQIIFANVAAAQIMGDKTLDDLRKGTYSANAHHVLSMYVPELKSEQEIVEIWTISRDGHETALSCRLSLAHFVPQGNVIVFEGLTQQVLSGLKASRSATYQRKKQGFYARFFLTNSAPMLLIDPSRDGQIVDANLAALTFYGYAHDEMCRKHTWEINTLGRDVIPVMTEIAALPGGHKPLNFIHRLADGSTRHVQTYAGPIEIYGDKLMLCIIHDITEQKRLEQELEHAALRDSMTGLLNRRQFYIITDQANTYHLPAQQQFSLLLVDTDHFKNINDLFGHLKGDEVLISLSRTLEACSRKEDLVFRWGGEEFVILLPRTPLDTALQIAETVRDAVARITIPGLPRFTVSIGVARHNPGESMDELFKRVDDALYRAKSDGRNKVLAA; this comes from the coding sequence ATGTCGCAAAATTGTTTTGATGCGCTGAATTTAATTAAAACCCCCGTGTGGCTCATTTCACCTGCTTCAGAACAGATCATTTTTGCAAATGTGGCCGCCGCTCAGATCATGGGCGATAAAACCCTGGATGACCTACGCAAAGGTACCTATTCCGCCAATGCGCATCACGTGCTGTCGATGTATGTGCCTGAACTGAAGAGTGAGCAGGAGATCGTCGAAATCTGGACCATCTCCCGCGATGGACATGAAACCGCGCTGAGCTGCCGTCTCTCGCTTGCCCATTTCGTGCCCCAGGGGAATGTTATTGTTTTTGAAGGGCTGACGCAGCAGGTTCTCTCCGGGCTTAAGGCCAGCCGCTCCGCGACCTACCAGCGCAAAAAACAGGGATTTTACGCGCGCTTTTTCCTGACCAACAGCGCGCCAATGCTGCTTATCGATCCGTCCCGGGATGGCCAGATTGTGGATGCCAATCTGGCGGCGCTGACTTTTTACGGTTATGCGCATGATGAAATGTGCAGAAAACATACCTGGGAAATCAATACTCTGGGGCGGGATGTGATCCCCGTGATGACGGAGATTGCCGCGTTGCCGGGCGGCCATAAGCCCCTCAACTTTATCCACCGTCTGGCCGATGGCTCCACCCGCCATGTTCAGACCTATGCCGGGCCGATTGAAATTTACGGTGACAAATTGATGTTGTGCATTATCCACGATATCACCGAGCAAAAAAGGCTGGAGCAGGAGCTGGAACACGCGGCACTGCGTGATTCCATGACGGGCCTGCTCAACCGGCGTCAGTTCTATATCATCACCGACCAGGCCAACACCTATCATCTTCCCGCGCAGCAGCAATTTAGCCTGCTGCTGGTGGATACCGATCACTTCAAAAATATCAACGACCTCTTCGGCCACCTGAAAGGTGATGAGGTGCTGATCTCACTCTCGCGCACGCTGGAAGCCTGTAGCCGCAAAGAGGACCTGGTCTTCCGCTGGGGCGGTGAGGAGTTCGTCATCCTGCTGCCGCGCACCCCGCTCGACACCGCCCTGCAAATCGCCGAAACTGTGCGCGATGCGGTCGCCCGCATCACGATCCCGGGTTTACCTCGCTTCACCGTCAGCATTGGCGTGGCGCGACATAATCCGGGCGAGAGTATGGATGAGCTGTTTAAACGTGTGGACGATGCGCTTTATCGCGCCAAAAGTGATGGGCGCAATAAAGTCCTGGCGGCATGA
- a CDS encoding Ecr family regulatory small membrane protein, translated as MGKTEIILTIIILFVIIFGFWFIFSGEIWFLVEYLENSIYPTFDAL; from the coding sequence ATGGGAAAAACAGAAATAATACTCACCATAATTATTTTATTCGTTATTATATTTGGCTTCTGGTTTATTTTCAGCGGTGAGATCTGGTTTCTGGTGGAATACCTTGAGAACAGTATCTACCCCACCTTCGATGCGCTATGA